The following proteins come from a genomic window of Lycium ferocissimum isolate CSIRO_LF1 chromosome 4, AGI_CSIRO_Lferr_CH_V1, whole genome shotgun sequence:
- the LOC132053307 gene encoding peroxisomal and mitochondrial division factor 2, whose protein sequence is MADENAANGDVFDDAVEIEGEEDSDAALKTAPLTQKIAALEQENNQLFHENQVIKERMEKSKHSIEEIQNEKIELQKKAEKLESENKSFGSVASRAAELEGEHSRLQHDLITVMNDLEESNSEFSKLKSVLEGLKSSENEKSEKLSAIESKRNLLLLKVEKLEASEKDRRAEIEGKEKEIRGLNKKIEDLKATVKNNEAWKKEKEALHTVKDELEKRVKEMMGRVTELEKKLEEKEALITERDVDSNINGISAEDKVKSLGGKVNLTAVAASSVAAAAVVGIFCYLRYARKP, encoded by the coding sequence ATGGCGGATGAGAACGCTGCCAATGGGGATGTTTTCGATGATGCAGTGGAGATCGAAGGAGAGGAAGATTCGGATGCTGCATTGAAAACCGCTCCACTGACGCAGAAAATAGCCGCATTAGagcaagaaaataatcaacTTTTTCATGAGAACCAAGTCATCAAAGAGAGGATGGAGAAATCGAAGCACTCGATTGAAGAAATCCAGAATGAAAAAATCGAGTTGCAGAAGAAGGCGGAGAAGCTTGAATCCGAAAACAAGTCTTTTGGATCTGTAGCTTCTCGAGCAGCAGAGCTCGAGGGTGAACACTCTCGACTGCAACACGATCTCATAACTGTGATGAACGATCTGGAAGAATCGAATTCTGAATTTTCGAAACTGAAATCGGTTCTAGAGGGGTTAAAGAGTAGCGAAAATGAGAAGAGCGAGAAACTGAGCGCTATTGAGAGTAAAAGGAATTTATTATTGTTGAAAGTCGAGAAACTGGAAGCTAGTGAAAAAGATCGGAGAGCTGAAATAGAagggaaggaaaaagaaattaggGGTTTGAACAAAAAGATCGAGGATTTGAAAGCTACTGTGAAGAACAACGAGGCGTGGAAAAAGGAGAAGGAGGCGCTTCACACGGTGAAAGATGAGTTGGAGAAGAGGGTAAAAGAAATGATGGGGAGAGTGACCGAGTTGGAGAAGAAGTTGGAGGAGAAGGAAGCATTGATTACTGAAAGAGACGTCGACAGCAATATTAACGGTATTTCAGCAGAGGATAAGGTTAAATCTCTGGGTGGCAAAGTAAACTTAACGGCGGTGGCTGCATCTTCCGTTGCTGCAGCTGCTGTAGTTGGCATTTTCTGCTATCTTCGATATGCAAGAAAACCATAA